The Spinacia oleracea cultivar Varoflay chromosome 2, BTI_SOV_V1, whole genome shotgun sequence DNA segment ctagctgaagtagtgaagaacttagcacagaatagaAATACTCAAGGACTTGATCCAGCCGGTGAAATGTTTAAGGTGGCccagagtaagcctcctttgtaccaaggggaagtagacccaactgtacttgagaactggataagagagttcgataagcttatacTAGTTGTGAATTACCCATaagaccttagggttaatagtgatgtgtattaccttaggggagaagctaaTTTGTGGTGGCAAAGGTGTGAGAATTCTTtaagagctacacctggatttggatgagAATTATTCAAAGTTGCCTTGAGaaacaagttttatccaccgtatttgaaaaagcagaaagcccaagagttcatcgagctAAGGATGGAAGGGATGTATGTAACTGAAAACTATTCCAAGTTCATAGAGCTATCTAGGTTTTCACCTTAAGTGGTGCAACGGATCGAGGAGCTTAGAGctcagagatttgagagtgaTTAACTATGTATTTGCAAatgatgcttgctggagagacctttacctctctTGACACCCTGTACGGGAAAGCTGCCCATCTGTATGGTCCGCAGCAAAGGAGAAATGGagttggtgaaaagaggaaggatgttggtaaccaaaaTCAAGGTGGTGGCCAAAAAAATCAGGGAAACTTTAAGAAGAACAAAGGGAATAATCACTTCCAGATTAAGGGAAATCATGGTGGAAACAGAAACAATTTCCACAACAACAATGGGAATAAGAACCAatctgcagggaatggaacgagagtctatgagtgtagacgttgccataatAATCACCCAGGACaggactgtaatggaaacccaGTTGTTTGTAGGTTCTGTGAGAaactaggccatagagaatttgagtgttgggccaagaatgggaaacccatcCAAGGCAACCGCtagaacaacaaccggaataaccagaaccggaatggaggaaataatatgaaggaaataatgcccttggtccaagtatgaattcaatgctaagtctaataaatgcggttcagtattaattaattatacaagttaataattcagtgagatcaagtgaactgtatgcctagctagaggccgcttcagttcaagtggaattaataatattaatccacaacttactcttgactgaacccgtagggtcacacaaatagtacgtgaacggatcaagtatttaactaaattaaatactcaatttatggatattcggaatagacggatctcggttccagtgggagctgaaatcatcaaaaggcaaattatgaatacaccggaaacgatgatattgccggaaacggaaatatggatcgtatcggaaatataaatattatccaagtcgtagatgttgccggaaacgaaaacatggtacgtatcggaaaatattatcgaaaatggaaatattaccggaatcggaaatattgccggaaacggaaatattgtcggaatcggaaatattatcggaatcggaaataaattccggaatcggaaatattaaatatttgttcgaaacggaaattaattccggaataggaaatattaaatattgttcgaatcggaaatgaattccggaatcggaaaattaatcggaagcgcgacatacgaaataaacatcggacgagcttgctagacgcaaggcccagcacgaagctaggcccgcgcctagtgAAGCCCGCGCAAGCGCAGCAGGCGAGCTAGCTGCCCGCCAAGCATGCAAGGCCCAGCaaagcaagcaagcaaggccaggcccagcaagcggCAAGGCCAACAGgctggcgcgcccttcgtgggccgcGTAccagctgctgggccgagccaacccagcgcgcgcgcgggctggcCCCTTGCGGGCTGTTCGTGCGTGCCGTTGTGTTCGTGCGTGTTTCGAATCCTTAGGTGTTTAGGATTTATCCGATTAGAATATTTTCCtgaaactactagaattagttgttaTGCAAAACACTAAaaataatagatttaatttgaatctaattctaatagaattagataagttgaatcctagtaggtttctagttccgataatcctaccctataaataggtgatggcaatcacaatttataatacatcaattcaagtattcatatagtttaagttaaaaactaaaggttaataatttgccaaataattataaacgaataacataataccttaggctaaattctagttaattgaatataaggcggatccgaacgtgctgtggactatctacggagggactacacttggagtcctaaacttgttcttgttcggtccgGGAGAAGCTATGGaaggcacgcttcgaatgtatgcatcctaaattatgctaattgttatgtggcaattaattttgattcctggctttatggtttttccgcatgaaatatatgttttatatttttcataacctaacagtggtatcacgagcctttaattaattccataatcaattatagttaacaaggttaaattttataaatttgcaatgaattaaagggtgattaatttcgatttttgtaattaattgcaaattcgtgcgattatttaattatatgtccgcaggattttcggcagtttagtcaataatggtcggaattgtataattttatagtgaatttcgcatgtaaacggcgttttaaaattttgactaaaatcaaatatttgatatggaacccataattcccaaattcgaagcctaactatgacttctcggaggttttagtttttcgaacgcaaaatttataattttttggatgttaaattaaatatttgctattcttgtttgtaaatattgaatttatgattgacctactgtatatgtttaacaattttaatgcctaagcttgttaattatacaacctaatttgtaattgtaattaatttgttgaaattcgaataatttagaatttgatttgattttcataattaattagcaatttaattaggatcctatgattaaaaaccaccataaaatttgttaaaattaaaaatttttaaaattttatgacctagatttgaatccatataattggaaattaatttgaataataaattttcgatttttcgcccataatttaagaaattaatatgatttattaatccttatataaatttaattataaaagttttgatttttataaaatccgttcacgaatcttgcacgcacgaagcaatggatgcttagtgttacccttaaggggtgttgtatagtgcgggcatgcagCGAGCACGGGGTGTGGCACgtgcgcgcaaggcagcagccctgcctagcGCTACGTGTTGCGAGCAGTGGGCGGGGTGGGCGAGAAGGCAAGGCAACGAGCACAAAGCATCGTGCGCGCGGGCAGCGATGGCTGGCTCGTCCAGCTACGTTGCCCAGCAGCGTGCCTCGGCAGtaggcgagtgggctgcgcgcaagcgtggcttgctgggcttgctgcgtttgcgcgtggtcgCTCGacctttgcggtacgatcagtCGAGTGGCAGCCCATTGGGCGTGGCCACTAGTAggactcgacgaggcatgggcgcgagctcatggccttgtcttggcccgattggttcgttttaattttgattttgattttcgattggaaaacgattttaattaaatttaaaattcgtaatttaattttttttctcggaatttaattttgaataatttaattattataaattttatttatactaattattttactaaatttgaaaccttgattaaatttaaattaattattttattcaacGAATACAatttatgagctttaaattttaattaattttgtaagtttcctgttagactaggaaatacaattttatgtttaaaattagtaaagcatgtaaatttcttggttttagtgagagcgttttagtcataaattcttgattaggtctacattcctttaaggttaaaacaactcgattataattaataaggattgaataatttgtagattattggaagtcttgattaattgctgcaaatatttatgtgatgcataatatgttctactaaccagttatgtgggccattcattgataaatgaatgggtgaatggtatattgtaaatgtactgttttgcaggttatggaaagtgactagtatgcccaaataggatagaaaatatggtctgcgtaccattaatttgaatgtaaaattggtctaaattaccaaagttttattgctttaaatacatagttgtaattagtttcaattttagcatatcctatttgaagaaaatggcgcctcccgtggtgaaattcaagacggagtttccaatccattttcaagacggagtttcaagttgaagcttcaagatgaagtcgggccatactagatcacatttatatcttatgcatgctttaagttatttattgctttaaatatgtcttaattatgcatgagattgtggcttgattatgttgcatgtttaaggattttagttcacttaaaatctaaccaacatagtaagagccttaagttgcaaactttaaaaattgagttaaaaggtgccatgccaaaataacacttacttggataacctttacatcaatcttagtaatagttttccgccatagcgaggtgttacttattgatcctaacggggtaaggtacacaaataattgtgagtacatgttagttttggtaaaactcaacgatataggtaaggagtccttttatgtcgtggaaaacgggataggtttaattaataagttcttagacgtacctatcaaccaagagtagtttctagactattagaaaaggatttgcttacctaaaatattttagaatttagtctaaatacataatgtgcttaattcttcaataattttagggtcttggaatcattttattcacacctgccggaacaataaattcgaataaaatgccaataacttgtttaaatttcaTAATTGCTTTAATTcttaagttattactcatgataaatgtttagactttgcatgcttcaatgtatgttttaattattgtttataattaaatgtcttgcgctgcagtaaatccttttagaagggtaacagtaaatttcctcgattggtagtgaatccaagaacgattcacggaagtgagagaaaatgagcaatttaaatgtacgtttcttatattgacttttatggttgtttt contains these protein-coding regions:
- the LOC130467393 gene encoding uncharacterized protein, whose amino-acid sequence is MYLQMMLAGETFTSLDTLYGKAAHLYGPQQRRNGVGEKRKDVGNQNQGGGQKNQGNFKKNKGNNHFQIKGNHGGNRNNFHNNNGNKNQSAGNGTRVYECRRCHNNHPGQDCNGNPVVCRFCEKLGHREFECWAKNGKPIQGNR